GTGCATTGAGGACTTGCAGGTGGGGAATATGTCCTGGTCAGCCAAGGGCAGCGCCGAGCAGCCGGGAAAGCAGGTCAGGGCCAAACCTGGCCTGAACAAGGCCATTCTCGACCAAGGCTGGTTCGAGTTCCGCCGCCAGTTGGACTACAAGCTGACATGGAACGGCGGCTGACTCATCGTCGTGCCGCCGCAGAACACGAGCCGGACCTGTCCAGCCTGCAAGCATGTGTCGCGGACAGCCGGCAGACGCAAGCCAGGTCTGCGTGTGTGGAATGTGGTTTCGAGGAAAACGCCGATCTGGTCGGCGCGATCAATGTGCTAAGGGCGGGATACGCCCGGCTCGCCTGTGAAGCGAACGGAGTTTCGCCCGCTCCCATAGGCTACAATCGCCGCATTCTCCTCAAAGTTTCCCACCATGTCTCGCAAGAAGCTGCCCATCGGTATTCAGACCTTTCGCGAGATCCGCGAGGATGGCTGCTACTACGTCGACAAGACCGCATTTGCGCTGCAGTTGATCGAGGAAGGCAAGTACTACTTCCTGTCGCGGCCGCGACGTTTTGGCAAGAGCCTATTCATCGACACCCTGGCCGAGCTGTTCGCCGGCAATGAGACGCTGTTTCGCGGGTTGGCGGCGCATGGTCAGTGGGACTGGAGCCGGCGTTATCCGGTGATTCGCATCAGCTTTGCTGATGGAGTGCTGGATGACCGCCAGGCACTGGATGAGCGCATTGGTGAAATCCTGGCCGACAACGAGCGGGTACTGGATGTCCGTGGTGAGCACACGAGCATCGCCGGACGCTTTGGCGAATTGATTCGGCTGGCGGCAGAGAAGCATGGCGAGCGGGTGGTAGCACTGATCGACGAGTACGACAAGCCGATTCTCGACAGCCTAACCCGACCTGACGTGGCCCGCGAAGTACGCGACGGGCTGCGCAACCTCTACTCGGTGATCAAGGGACATGATGCTCACATCCGCTTCGCCATGCTCACTGGAGTGTCGAAGTTCAGCAAGGTCAGTTTGTTCTCCGGGCTCAACAACCTCAACGACATCACTCTGGACGGCCGCTACTCGGCGATCTGCGGCTATACCGACGAGGACGTCGCTACGGTGTTCGCACCAGAGCTGCCCGGGCTGGATCGTAATGAGATTCGCCAGTGGTACACTTTCAATTACCCATAGCGGGAAGCGACGAGTAGTGCTCCCAGCTTGATGTCCATGAGACGGCACCAGCCTCGCCAGAGAACGACATTGCCGGGTGGCGGATCCGAGGCACGGGCGAGATAGCCGCCAAGCCTCGCAATGTGAATCAGGTAGTCGGAAAGTGTCCTCGATGGAGGAGGTTGGCCGGTGGCGTCGATCATCCGGTCAAGCAGGCCAATTTCGTCCCGGGTCAAGGCAATGCGGGGAGAGGCCTCGGGCTCGGTGCGGTTGAGCATGGTCATCCAGAACAGACGCCAGGCAATGATGCAGAACAAGGCTATGAGATTGACCAGACGCTCGGCCGTCCTGAGCCTGGCTTCCTCCGCACGGCAGCCGGATTTCAGGATCTTGTGGAACGACTCGATCTTCCAGCGCAGGGCATACCAGTCAAGCTTCTCGATCGCCTCCTGCGGCGAGGTGACCGGCAAGTCGGTGATGAGTTGCCAGTCGATGGCCGGCCTGCCGCTCGGCTCCCCACGCTCCCGCGCCTGGATCACGGTCAGGTCGATGGCCGAATAACGTTTCTGCTTGCCGATCGGCGGTAGCACGTGGATACGACGATAACGAAGCTCGACGATGGCTCGGGTGGTTTTCCTGCCCTCTTCGACCAGGACGTCATGAAGTCCCTGGACGGCAACCTCGCTCATCTGGTCGGCAATCGTCTGTTTGCCGCTGCCGGCCAGGCGGTCGACACAGGTCCTGACAAGGAAATGGGTACCGGCAGAGCGTGCCGCACAGAAGAACTCATAGATATCGTTTTCCCGGTCCCCGACATGGACCAGCCGTGCCGGATCGCCGAGCAGCGCGGTAGCATCGCGCAGGTTTTCCAGCCAGCGGACGCTCTCCTTGTGCTCGATCGGCACGCGGGTCGGATTGATCCGGCGCTTGAGAGCCGTCACTCCCCTGAACTTCGAGCGTGTCCAGAAGCGGATTGCGGCCAGTCCCAGGGGGAGCCCCTCCGGCGTGACGACCAGGCTGGAATGCATCAGCAGGCCACAGAGCGTATGCATGGGCCTGCGGCCATCGGTTTTCCGGCCGGGGATGGTGGTAAGCGTGCCGATCTGCTCGGGGTGCGCCCGCTTGTACGAAAACTCGGTCGTATCCTGAAGGACCAGCAGGGGACCGTCGACGGCAGCAGCGCGAATACGCGTCGACTGGAAATGCCCGGCCAGAATCCGCGCCTCGTCTACTGCCGTGTTGGAAAGGAAGCGGTAGGCCGCCTTGGTATTCGCCCAGTCCTGGCAGGCCAGCGGGATGGGTTCTCCCACGGCATTCGCCATTTGCAGCAGCAGCTTGCGCAGCCGCCGGCCAAGGCGTTCGTCCCGGAACGTCGAGCCGGCGAGTTCCTGTTCAATCCAGGAGGCGTCAGCCAAAACAGAGCGGTCCATGGGACACCTCGGCTATGCGTTTCGGTGCCTCCAATGAATCATGTGGCGGCCTCTTGTCACAAGCTCATATGGACCGGTCGCAGATATGGGTAATTGAAAGAGTGGTACAACGGTTACAACTGGGCGGGCACGTCCGTGTACAACCCGTTCGATCTGCTATTGCTATTCCAGAAGCGCGAGTTTCGTCCGTACTGGTTCGAGACGGGCACGCCGCCCTTCCTAATCGATCTGCTTACCCGGCGCCAGGCTTGGTTGCCGGAGCTGGGGCAACTGGAAACCGATGCCGAGCTGTTGTCGACCTTCGAAGTGGACAACATCGCTACCGAGGCGCTGATGTTCCAGGCGGGGTATCTGACCATCGACGAAGAGATCAACCTCGATGGCAACTGGTTCTACCGCCTACGCTATCCGAATCGCGAGGTGTTCCAGAGTTTGCACGCCAGCCTGCTGAACGCCTGGACACCGCAGGGGCAGCCGGTCACTCGCCAACGCATGTCGCTCTACCGTCTGCTGCTGGCCAATGACTTCAGCGGATTGCAGGCGCTGTTCA
This genomic interval from Azotobacter salinestris contains the following:
- a CDS encoding IS4 family transposase translates to MDRSVLADASWIEQELAGSTFRDERLGRRLRKLLLQMANAVGEPIPLACQDWANTKAAYRFLSNTAVDEARILAGHFQSTRIRAAAVDGPLLVLQDTTEFSYKRAHPEQIGTLTTIPGRKTDGRRPMHTLCGLLMHSSLVVTPEGLPLGLAAIRFWTRSKFRGVTALKRRINPTRVPIEHKESVRWLENLRDATALLGDPARLVHVGDRENDIYEFFCAARSAGTHFLVRTCVDRLAGSGKQTIADQMSEVAVQGLHDVLVEEGRKTTRAIVELRYRRIHVLPPIGKQKRYSAIDLTVIQARERGEPSGRPAIDWQLITDLPVTSPQEAIEKLDWYALRWKIESFHKILKSGCRAEEARLRTAERLVNLIALFCIIAWRLFWMTMLNRTEPEASPRIALTRDEIGLLDRMIDATGQPPPSRTLSDYLIHIARLGGYLARASDPPPGNVVLWRGWCRLMDIKLGALLVASRYG